Proteins co-encoded in one Haloarcula sp. DT43 genomic window:
- the pstB gene encoding phosphate ABC transporter ATP-binding protein PstB, with protein sequence MSDSINTEPSTDTQTNGGRTVETASPATETTAGESDERVREEWRQYDFDGDAKLSVENLDVWYGDDHALKDVSMEIPENSVTALIGPSGCGKSTYLRCLNRMNDRIKAARVDGSVELEGTEIYDPNANLVELRKRIGMVFQSPNPFPKSIRENISYGPRKHGDINKGLLARLFGRDDTEAEAELVERSLKQAALWDEVSDRLDDNALGLSGGQQQRLCIARCLAVDPEVILMDEPASALDPIATSKIEDLVEELSKDYTVVIVTHNMQQAARISDQTAVFLTGGELVEYDDTDKIFENPESQRVEDYITGKFG encoded by the coding sequence ATGAGTGATAGCATCAACACGGAGCCGAGCACGGACACGCAAACGAACGGCGGGCGGACGGTCGAAACCGCCTCGCCGGCCACCGAGACGACGGCCGGCGAGAGCGACGAGCGCGTCCGCGAGGAGTGGCGGCAGTACGACTTCGACGGCGACGCGAAGCTCTCGGTCGAGAACCTCGACGTCTGGTACGGCGACGACCACGCGCTCAAGGACGTCTCGATGGAGATTCCGGAGAACAGCGTCACGGCGCTCATCGGCCCCTCGGGCTGTGGGAAGTCGACGTATCTGCGGTGTCTCAACCGCATGAACGACCGCATCAAGGCCGCACGCGTCGACGGCTCGGTCGAACTCGAAGGCACCGAGATTTACGACCCCAACGCCAACCTCGTGGAACTGCGCAAGCGCATCGGGATGGTGTTCCAGTCGCCCAACCCTTTCCCGAAGTCCATCCGGGAGAACATCTCCTACGGCCCGCGAAAGCACGGCGACATCAACAAGGGCCTGCTCGCGCGGCTGTTCGGCCGCGACGACACGGAGGCCGAGGCCGAACTCGTCGAGCGCTCGCTGAAACAGGCCGCGCTGTGGGACGAGGTCAGCGACCGCCTCGACGACAACGCGCTCGGCCTCTCGGGCGGCCAGCAACAGCGCCTCTGCATCGCCCGCTGTCTCGCGGTCGACCCCGAGGTCATCCTGATGGACGAGCCGGCCTCGGCGCTGGACCCCATCGCCACCTCGAAAATCGAGGACCTGGTCGAGGAGCTCTCGAAGGACTACACGGTCGTCATCGTCACCCACAACATGCAGCAGGCGGCCCGCATCTCCGACCAGACCGCCGTCTTCCTCACCGGCGGCGAGCTCGTGGAGTACGACGACACCGACAAGATATTCGAGAACCCAGAGAGCCAGCGCGTCGAGGACTACATCACCGGTAAGTTCGGGTAA
- the phoU gene encoding phosphate signaling complex protein PhoU: MSRESYQQQLDELRDGVVGMGDLVVERLDAALAALRTVDPELAQSVIDGDDEINELYLALEADCIDLFALQQPVATDLRFVAASFKIITDLERVADLATNLAAYAQSADRRLAPDVDVDAIGREATEMVERSVDAYRRDDIEACRAIAADDDALDALCQRASETVARDLIEREADGDDGWAVEQLLDDVSRLLLTVRDLERVGDHAVNIAARTLYMVETDSELIY, encoded by the coding sequence ATGTCGCGCGAGTCGTACCAGCAACAACTGGACGAACTCCGGGACGGCGTGGTCGGGATGGGCGACCTCGTCGTCGAGCGGCTCGACGCGGCGCTCGCGGCCCTCCGGACGGTCGACCCGGAGCTGGCACAGTCGGTCATCGACGGCGACGACGAGATAAACGAGCTGTACCTGGCGCTGGAAGCCGACTGCATCGACCTCTTTGCCCTCCAGCAGCCGGTCGCCACCGACCTGCGCTTCGTCGCCGCCTCGTTCAAAATCATCACCGACCTCGAACGCGTCGCGGACCTCGCCACGAACCTCGCAGCGTACGCGCAGTCGGCCGACCGTCGGCTCGCGCCCGACGTCGACGTCGACGCCATCGGCCGCGAGGCCACCGAGATGGTCGAGCGGAGCGTCGACGCGTACAGGCGGGATGACATCGAGGCCTGCCGCGCCATCGCGGCCGACGACGACGCCCTCGACGCGCTCTGTCAGCGGGCCAGCGAGACCGTCGCGCGGGACCTCATCGAACGGGAGGCCGACGGCGACGACGGCTGGGCGGTCGAGCAACTCCTCGACGACGTGTCACGGCTCCTGTTGACCGTCCGTGACCTCGAACGCGTCGGCGACCACGCGGTCAACATCGCGGCACGCACGCTGTACATGGTCGAAACCGACTCGGAGCTTATTTACTAA
- a CDS encoding phosphate uptake regulator PhoU, with translation METRKIQTVGGGTYTVSLPKEWAESEGCTAGATVNLHTHIDGLLVIQTPESQSTARNRVTLSVGNDDPAEIEQLLRAAYAAGLESVVLEAPDGYTDEQHRAVERVTRNLTGVTVVEATESQVTVRTMLDAGEVSVSQSVRQLQFVALSMHRDAMAALTTGTTGDRWADRDEQADRLYAMIDRYFERGLARLDEIDALGLTRPELFTLWGTANELERVADHAERIGTVADRLDGEPDASIAAALDDIARDVHAVVEDAVRVVIGDACVATARQTLADRRDVRERITGLDRRLFESGDADYRLTRALDSLARTAEHGGNIAELGLRMAVRDGALAESTAGTDDANASGSAAESES, from the coding sequence ATGGAAACCCGAAAGATACAGACCGTCGGCGGCGGGACCTACACCGTGTCACTGCCCAAGGAGTGGGCCGAATCGGAAGGCTGCACGGCCGGGGCGACGGTCAACCTCCACACGCACATCGACGGCCTGCTCGTGATTCAGACCCCCGAGTCCCAGTCGACGGCGCGGAACCGCGTCACGCTGTCGGTCGGGAACGACGACCCGGCGGAGATAGAGCAGTTGCTCCGGGCGGCCTACGCGGCCGGCCTCGAATCCGTCGTCCTCGAAGCGCCCGACGGCTACACCGACGAGCAACACCGGGCGGTCGAACGCGTCACCCGGAACCTGACCGGCGTGACCGTCGTCGAGGCGACCGAGTCACAGGTCACGGTCCGAACGATGCTCGATGCCGGCGAGGTGTCCGTCAGCCAGTCGGTCCGCCAGCTCCAGTTCGTCGCCCTGTCGATGCACCGGGACGCGATGGCCGCACTCACGACCGGGACGACCGGCGACCGGTGGGCCGACCGCGACGAGCAGGCCGACCGGCTGTACGCCATGATAGACCGCTACTTCGAGCGCGGGCTAGCCCGCCTCGACGAGATAGACGCGCTCGGGCTGACGCGCCCGGAACTGTTCACGCTCTGGGGCACCGCGAACGAACTCGAACGCGTTGCCGACCACGCCGAGCGCATCGGCACCGTCGCCGACCGCCTCGACGGAGAGCCCGACGCGTCCATCGCCGCGGCGCTCGACGACATCGCCCGGGACGTCCACGCCGTCGTCGAGGACGCCGTTCGCGTCGTCATCGGCGACGCCTGCGTCGCGACCGCCCGGCAGACGCTCGCCGACCGCCGGGACGTGCGCGAGCGGATAACCGGCCTCGACCGCCGGTTGTTCGAGTCCGGCGACGCCGACTACCGGCTCACTCGCGCCCTCGATAGCCTCGCCAGGACGGCCGAACACGGCGGCAACATCGCCGAGCTGGGGCTCCGGATGGCCGTCCGCGACGGCGCGCTCGCCGAGTCGACGGCCGGTACCGACGACGCGAACGCGTCGGGGTCGGCGGCCGAGTCGGAGTCCTAG
- the thiE gene encoding thiamine phosphate synthase: MVDWDVYLVTQASLSAGRTTDDIVAAAIDGGVGVVQLREKDRSARERYELGQRVRALTREAGVAFVVNDRVDLAQALDADGVHLGDDDLPVPVARDLLGEDALIGRSVSTVDAARAAEAAGADYLGVGAVFATGSKDDIDDEEHAVGTDRVAAIAEAVDVPLVGIGGITADNATDVVEAGADGVAVITAITRADDPAAATEALHSAVEQGR; the protein is encoded by the coding sequence ATGGTCGACTGGGACGTGTACCTCGTCACGCAGGCGTCGCTCTCGGCGGGCCGGACGACAGACGACATCGTCGCGGCCGCAATCGACGGCGGCGTCGGCGTCGTCCAGCTCCGCGAGAAGGACCGCTCGGCGCGTGAACGCTACGAACTTGGCCAGCGAGTGCGGGCGCTGACCCGCGAGGCCGGCGTCGCCTTCGTCGTCAACGACCGCGTCGACCTCGCGCAGGCGCTCGACGCCGACGGGGTCCACCTCGGCGACGACGACCTCCCCGTTCCGGTCGCGCGGGACCTGCTGGGCGAGGACGCGCTCATCGGACGTTCGGTCTCGACCGTCGACGCCGCCCGGGCGGCGGAGGCGGCCGGCGCGGACTACCTCGGCGTCGGCGCGGTGTTCGCCACCGGGTCCAAAGACGACATCGACGACGAGGAGCACGCCGTCGGCACCGACCGCGTCGCCGCTATCGCCGAAGCCGTCGACGTGCCGCTCGTCGGTATCGGCGGCATCACGGCCGACAACGCCACCGACGTCGTCGAGGCCGGGGCCGACGGCGTGGCCGTCATCACGGCGATTACGCGGGCCGACGACCCGGCGGCGGCGACGGAAGCGTTGCACAGCGCCGTCGAGCAGGGGCGGTAA
- a CDS encoding glutaredoxin family protein translates to MSDVSVTVYTREDCHLCEEAVETIERVADDEGVAVALDLVDVDDDPDLREAYGERVPYVLLDGTPAFKYRVAERELREKLRKSS, encoded by the coding sequence ATGAGCGACGTTTCGGTCACCGTCTACACGCGGGAGGACTGCCACCTCTGTGAGGAAGCCGTCGAGACAATCGAGCGGGTCGCCGACGACGAGGGGGTCGCCGTCGCGCTGGACCTCGTCGACGTCGACGACGACCCCGACCTCCGCGAGGCGTACGGCGAGCGCGTGCCCTACGTCCTCCTCGACGGGACGCCGGCGTTCAAGTACCGCGTCGCCGAGCGGGAGCTACGAGAGAAGCTCCGGAAGTCGTCGTAG
- a CDS encoding oxidoreductase translates to MTGWTVEDMPPLTDRTVVVTGANSGLGLEGSKAFARKGATVVMACRSGDRGETAARDIRDAVPEATLDVRECDLADLSNVASFAEGLRDEYDAVDVLCNNAGVMAIPRSETADGFETQFGVNHLGHFALTGRLLPLLRAADGEARVVTQSSGAHEMGDIDFEDLQGERSYGKWSAYGQSKLANLLFAYELQRRLGNHGWDDVLSVACHPGYADTDLQFRGPREMGSTLRTAAMGLANAVLAQSAEQGALPMLYAATADDVIGGEYVGPGGLFDMRGPPEFQQSNAASRDEATAERLWAVSTDLTGVEYDFERA, encoded by the coding sequence ATGACCGGCTGGACTGTCGAAGACATGCCCCCGCTGACGGACCGAACCGTGGTCGTGACCGGCGCGAACAGCGGACTGGGACTGGAAGGCTCGAAGGCGTTCGCCCGCAAGGGCGCGACGGTGGTGATGGCCTGCCGGAGCGGCGACCGCGGCGAGACGGCCGCCCGGGACATCCGCGACGCCGTCCCCGAGGCGACCCTGGACGTCCGCGAGTGTGACCTCGCGGACCTGTCGAACGTCGCATCCTTCGCCGAGGGCCTCCGGGACGAGTACGACGCCGTCGACGTCCTCTGTAACAACGCCGGCGTCATGGCGATTCCCCGCAGCGAGACGGCCGACGGCTTCGAGACGCAGTTCGGCGTCAACCACCTGGGGCATTTCGCCCTGACCGGCCGCCTGCTCCCCCTGCTCCGGGCCGCCGACGGCGAGGCGCGGGTCGTCACGCAGTCAAGCGGTGCCCACGAGATGGGCGACATCGACTTCGAGGACCTGCAGGGCGAGCGCTCCTACGGGAAGTGGTCGGCCTACGGCCAGAGCAAACTCGCCAACCTCCTCTTCGCCTACGAACTCCAGCGCCGGCTGGGCAACCACGGCTGGGACGACGTGCTAAGCGTCGCCTGCCACCCCGGCTACGCCGACACCGACCTCCAGTTCCGCGGGCCCCGGGAGATGGGGTCGACGCTGCGAACCGCGGCCATGGGCCTCGCCAATGCCGTGCTCGCCCAGTCCGCCGAGCAGGGCGCGCTCCCGATGCTGTACGCCGCCACCGCCGACGACGTCATCGGCGGCGAGTACGTCGGCCCCGGCGGCCTGTTCGACATGCGCGGCCCGCCCGAGTTCCAGCAGTCCAACGCGGCTTCCCGCGACGAAGCGACCGCCGAGCGGCTCTGGGCGGTGTCGACCGACCTCACCGGCGTCGAGTACGACTTCGAGCGCGCGTGA